One part of the Paracoccus sp. MBLB3053 genome encodes these proteins:
- a CDS encoding TetR/AcrR family transcriptional regulator, whose amino-acid sequence MAGLREKQKADRHRRIIDSASTLFGQVGYDAARIDAIAELAELSVGTFYNYFETKADLLLAIVSMEVEEVLSQGEGVLVDPPDEPLAALGLLIRTYYGHSLVYLTKDMWRSAMAMAIQQPEAPFSRRYRELDAALAEQVCRLIEKLRLRGDLRSDLQSRPLGELAFNDLNALFTEFILDEEQSLDQLQSRLQAHLTALASLIVTKTQGAT is encoded by the coding sequence ATGGCCGGACTGCGCGAGAAACAGAAAGCCGACAGGCATCGCCGCATCATCGACTCGGCGAGCACTCTTTTTGGGCAGGTCGGATATGACGCCGCCCGCATCGACGCCATCGCGGAATTGGCGGAACTGTCCGTCGGGACTTTCTACAACTACTTCGAAACCAAGGCAGACCTGCTTCTGGCCATCGTCTCGATGGAGGTCGAAGAGGTCCTGAGCCAGGGCGAAGGGGTCCTGGTCGATCCGCCTGACGAACCGCTAGCTGCGCTCGGTCTGCTCATCCGGACATATTATGGCCATTCGCTGGTCTACCTGACCAAGGACATGTGGCGATCGGCGATGGCGATGGCGATCCAACAGCCAGAGGCGCCTTTTTCGCGGCGCTACCGTGAACTCGATGCGGCCCTTGCCGAGCAGGTCTGCCGCCTGATCGAGAAGCTGCGGCTGCGCGGTGATCTTCGTTCCGATCTCCAGTCCCGTCCACTGGGCGAGCTGGCCTTCAACGACCTGAACGCGCTTTTCACCGAGTTCATTCTTGATGAAGAGCAAAGCCTTGACCAGCTTCAGAGCCGGCTTCAGGCCCATCTGACCGCGTTGGCAAGCCTCATCGTGACGAAAACCCAGGGCGCGACTTGA